The sequence CGTGCAGAAGAGGCCGTTGTCGGCGTAGACGAAGTACGTGTACGAGCGGCCGTCCTGGGCGTGAAGATCAACTCCATTGGGATCGAGATCGATCGCGTCGGGCTTCGACGTCGGCGAGCAGGCGGGCGACGAGGCGCCGGCTCCGTCGAGTCGGGCGACCGTGTACGAGACGGAGGGCGCACCGGCAGGATCGCTCGCGGTGTGCGTCACCTGGACGTTGCCGCTCGAGCCGACCAGCGACGCCGTGACGGAGACCCCGGACGGCGTCCCGACGGCCGTGCCCGACGCCGAGGCGCTTCGAGCCCAGTCGGCCGTGCTCGAGACCTGCGCGGAGTTGACCGCGTAGACCTGCGCCGAGTACTGGCCTCCGGCGGTGAGGCCGCCGACGGTGACGCTCGTCCCGGAGACGCTCTGCGTGCCGGGGGCGCCCGATCCTGCCATCTCGACGACATAGCCGGTGACGGCCGTGCCGCGAGCGGGCTTCGGGACGGCGTTCCAGCTGACGACGAGCGTGTTCGGCGAGGTCGTCGAGGGCGTGAGGGCGACGCCGGTGGGTGCGGCAGGCACGAAGTCGGCGCTGTAGGGGATGCTCGCCGGGCTCGACGCCGAGGCGCCGACGGCATTGACCGCCTGGACGGTGAAGCGGTATTGAGCGCCCGGGTCGAGGTCGGTGAGGGTGCAGACGGTCGACGTTCCGCAGTCTCTCGTGTACGAGCCCGCGCTCGACGTGCCGGTGAGACGGTACGAGGTGATCGGCGAGTTGTTGGCGACCGGCGCCTGGTACGCCAGGGTCAGCTGGCCGCCGACGAACGTGCCCGACCGGATGGGGGCGGCCGGTGCCGCAGGGACGTCCTGCACCGAGATCGTGACGTCTCCCCAGACGTAGCGCGAGGGATCGTCGGTGACGTCGGCGATCTGGTACTGCAGGTGCGTGTCGACGGGCTTCGCCGACGCCGCGACGCGGACCGACAGCCGGCTCTTGTCGGCGCTCGGCGTGACCGAGACGCCGGCCGGTAGTGAGGCTCCCCCGAGACCGCGGATCGCCACGACCCGGAGCGGCTGCCCGGGGAACGGATTGGTGGCCTCGTCGTTCGCCAGCACGTTCACCGTCGTCGTGGTGCCGCGGCGCGTCACGGCGGAGTCGGCCGCCGCGATGGCCAGGGGCCGCGTCGACCCCACGACGGAGAGCGTGATCCTGCCCGACTGCGGAGGCGAGGTCGCGTCGCGCACGGTCAGACCGATCGTGGCGGTCGCGTTCTTCGCGGCGTCGGTGTTCGCGTGGACGGTGAGCTTCTGGCCGGAGACCTGGGCGGTGAACCCCGACGTGTCGGGGGTGGAGATCGCGTAGCGGAGCTGCCCGACATCGGCCGGGTAGTTGTACGTCGTCAGGCGGGTGAGGTCGAGGGTCCGGGTGTCGCCCGGCTCCAGATCGAGGGCCGTGCCGTTGAAGATCGGCGGCTGATTGGCTCGCGCCGTGACGGTGATCGGCAGGACGAGGGTGGCGGTGTGGCCCTTCGGATCGGTCGCCGAGGTCCCGTCGGTCACCTGGAACGAGATCGAGGCCTGGCCGTAGAAGGCGGCTGCCGAGGTGAAGCGGAGCGTCGTCGCGTCGACGACGAGATCGGACCCGTCGGCGTGGGTCGCGCGGACCGTGCCGCTGTCGGTCAGTCGGACGCCGTCGGCCCCGGTCGAGACGACGTACTTGTTGAGGTCGATGGTCAGCGGCTTCTCGCTGGCCACGGTCAGGGCCGGGGCGCCCTCTTTGATCTGCGGGAGGGCGTCGTCGAAGCCGGGGACGCGGATGAAGGCGTAGGCCCGGATCGACGGGTCGTCGGGGTGGGACACGTAGAACGGGATGATCTGGCTGGAGTCGGTGATCGTGACCCGGATCCGGTGCCTGCTCGTGACCACGGCCGACTTCTCGTAGCCCGGCTGCACGCCGAGGCCCAGGGTCGACACGTCGCCGTCGGGGTAGAAGACGTTGGCGAGGACGTTGACGTCGACCGTCTTGCGACCGAGGACGTCGGTCAGGGTGAGCGTGCTGTCGGAGGCCTCGGGGTAGTTGAGCTCGGCCTTCGGATCGACCTTCACGGTGATGAAGTTCGAGCTGCTGCCGCCGACGGCGTTGCTGATCGTGTAGACGAGGCCGTAGGTCTTCGAGCGCTTCGGCGGGGTGACGCGCACCACCCCGTCGGCGAGGATCTGAGCCGTGACGTCACGGTCGTTCGGCTTCACCGCGGTCACCCGGAGGGCGCCGCCGTCGGGGTCGGAGTCGTTGGCGAGGACGCGCACGAGGATGCTGCCGCCGGGCCGCATCGTCACGGAGTCGGCCACGGCGATCGGGTTCCGCGACCCCTCGGCGCGGGCGGCGATGCCGATCCTGACGGTCCCGGTCGCGCGGGCGCCCAGGCCGTCGACGACCGTGTACGTGAAGGTGTCGGTGCCGGCCGAGTAGCTGCCTGCTTCGTAGTCGATGTAGGTGGTGCCGACCCGGGTGACGTTGCCCTTCTCCGGGTTGGAGTCGACGCCGAGCAGTTGCACCGAGTCGCCGTCGGGGTCGATGTCGTCGAGCGGCACCTGGACGCGGACGCTCTGCCCGGCCACCACGCGCGCGGTGAGGGTCTGCGGTACCGGCGGGTTGTCGGTGGCCGAGTCGGCCTCGCGGACCGAGATGCTGACCTGCGCGGTCGCCCGCTGACCGTCGGGGCCCTCGATGGCGTACTCCGCCGTGAAGTTGCCGGGGGTCTTCGGGGCGAGGTACCGCAGCTGCGATCCGGAGACGAAGAGGAGCCCGCCTCCGGAGGAGACGTTCTTCACCAGGGTCGGCTCGAGCGTGATGTCCTCGCCGTCGGGCTGCGAGTCGTTCGCGAGGACGTCGATGTCGATCGCGTCGCCGACCCGCGCCGTCACCTGGTCGTTCGTGGCGATCGGGGGCTGGAGGCGCGCGGGCCTCGGGATCTGGACGACGGTCACCGACCCCTGCGCGGAGGCGAGGCCGTTGGTGACGGTGTAGGTGAACGAGACGGGCCCGTCGTCGAGCGGCGCCGTCAGCGTGATCCGGAGGTAGCGCTGCTCGACGGTCTGCACCTGGACGCCGCTCGCGGGGTCGAGGGCGCTCGTCGACGTCACCATCAGGACGTTGCCCGCCGGGTCGAAGGCGTTGGCCGTGATGTCGACGGTCTGCGTGCTGAGACTCTGCACGAACACCGTCTTGGGCGTCGTGATCGGAGCCGTGTTGGGCTCGGGCGCGGCCTGCACGTCGACGCGGATCGTCCCCGTCGCGGTCTTGTCGCCGTCGGTCACCGTGTACTCGAGGAAGTGCGGCCCCACGGTCGAGCTCTGGAACGTGAAGCTCCCGGCGGCGTAGTTCGGCGTGATCGTCGCCCCCTGCTTCGCCGGGACGCTGTTGAGCTTGATCGCGCCCGTGCCGCCGGAGGCGTACTGCAGCGGACTGATGGTCGTCACCTCGCCCTGGTAGGCCTCGACCGGGAACGAGTCGGCCTTGAGCGGCACGTCGCCGCCCGCGTCGACGGTGATCGTCAGGATGCCGCGCCCCACGGCGGTCCCGTCAGAGACCGTCAGGACGATCTCCTGGGTGGACGGCCCCTTGCCGCTGTCCTGGTAGACCACCTCGCCGGTGGGCTTGTAGGTGACCGTGCCGCCGTCCGCTCCGGACGCCCCGGTCAGGTAGAAGGGATCGCCGTCGGGGTCGACCCACGCGCCGAGTGTGTCCACCGTCACGCGTCCGGACGATGAGACGACGGCGCGCTGGGCCCGGACCTGCTGAGGCGGGCTGTTCGCACCCGGCTGACGCACCGAGACGGTCACCTTCGCGGTCGCGGTCCCGCCCCGGCCGTCGGAGATCGAGTACTCGAACACGATCGCGCCCGACGCCGTGGCCCCCAGCGTGAGCAGGAGCTGCTGCCGGTTCTGCACGACGTCGACACGACCGGCACCGGCAGCGAGCCCGGTCACCTTCGTGATGACGATCGGGTCGCCGTTCGGGTCGTAGTCGTTGAGGAGGACCGGCAGGATCGTGGCGCGGCCGGGCCTCGCCCCCATCACGTCGTCGACGGCGACCGGCGGCTTCTGCTGCACCTCGAGCTTCTGCGGCTCGTCGTTCGTCTTGGTCGGCTCCTCCTGCGGCGTCTTCTCATCGGTGATGAGGTCGCTCCAGTTGTCGATGAGCTGGCCGCCCCGCTGGACCGCCCAGGTCTTGCCGCCCGAGACGTCGTTCAGGACGACGTGAGACCGGTTGACCGCGAAGGTCAGCTCGGCCGACGCGGGCATCGACGGGAGCCTCGTCAGCCGGTCGCCGGAGGCGCAGTCGCTCCACGCGGTGCCGTCGGCCCAAGCCGCGTACCCGCAGGCGCCGACCGTCGTGGGCCGGGCGGCAGTGCCGTCGCGCCCCTGCACGCGCTCGGTGACGGCGCCGCCGAACGACACGGACAGGAGCCCGGACGACGAGGCGACCATCACCGACGAGCCCTGGTCGGACGACTGCTGCAGGGCCAGGCGCCCCCGCGTCTGCCCCGAGAGGTCGACGCGGTGCCCGTCGACCACGAGGAGCCCGCTGCGGGTGTCGAGGACGGCCCAGTGCGAGCCGACGGTCGCCACCTGGAACGTGTCGGCCTTGGGCAGCTTGAGGCGCTCGGTGGACGTCACGCCGAACTGCGCCACGTCGTCGACCCTGGTCACCTCGCCGCTGTCGGCGGAGTAGGCGACGAGCGTGCCGGAGGGGGTCAGCCCCGTGGTCACGTCGGCGCCGAGGCTCAGCTCGGCCTGGGAGGAGGCGTCGAAGCCGTCGAGCGCGCCCACGGACGAGCTCCAGAACTCGCCCGTCTTGCCCGAGACGACGACCGCCGTGTCGCCTGCGAGGAGCACGTCGGGGTCGTTCGGCGGAAGCGGCACGGTCTGCGCCACGGCCGCCGTGGCCGTGTCGACGACACCGACGGTGGCGTTGCTCCGGTCGAGCAGCAGCACGTGGGCGGCATCCTGCACGACGGAGAGGTCGGCGCCCGTGCTCCGGACCGCCGAGTTGAGCTCGAGGACCGCCGGGTTGGCGCGCCCGATCGCCGTGAGGGAGTCGTTGGCGACCCAGACGGTGCCGTCGTCGAGGTCGAGCCGCTGCGCCTGGTAGCCCGAGCTGGTGAGCCCGATCGCGGCGACCACGACAGCGATGACGAGGGCGCTGAGCCCGGTCGCCGCCAGCGAGCGGTGGGCGAGGAGCCAGCGGAGGAACCGGGTCACCGGGCCGCCTTGGCCGAGGCGCACTTCTCGGCGCTCACCGGCCCCGTCTTGCCCGAGCGGTTGACCGCGACGGTGATGCAGACCTGCTGGCCGGTGCCCGCCGGAGCCAGGAAGCTCGTCGACGTCTGCGTGCTGGAGTCGGTGCCGGAGGTGACGACGTAGGTGTCGCCCGAGCGGATGCCTGGGTCGTTCCAGCTGAACCGGACCGACGAGCCCGTCGTGACGGCCTGGACGTTGCTGACCCGCGGGATGTCGTTCGAGGTGGCCCGGACGAGGAACAGCGTCGCGATGCCGCCGAGCGCGAGGACGACGACAGTCGCCGCGATGAGCGCCCAGGCGAGGTACTGCACCTTCTTGGGGCCGCGGGCCTCCGGCCGGGTGCCGGTCGAGCGAGGGATCGCGTTGCTGTTGCGCACCTGGGCGGCGAGCGGCGTGCTCGTCAGCGCTCCGCCCGCGGGACGGCGGCGGCGGCGGCGGTTCGCTCCGCCGACGGGGAGACCCTCGGCGCCCCGGATCCTGGTGCGGTCTTCGAGGTCGGCGACCGTGGCGAGGGCCCAGTCGTCGACCGCGACCTCGATCGGGGTCTGCGCGACGCCCAGCTCGGACTCGGCCTGCTGGAGCTCGCGGACCAGCTCGAGCACGCTCTCGTGACGGTCGTCGGCCCGACGCGACATGGACCGCGCCAGGGTGGCCTCGAGCCCCGGGGGCACGTCGGTGCGGCCGATGGGCTGCAGCCTGCCCTTCTCGATCCTGGTCATCAGGTCGTTCGAGGTGTTCGGGCCGCCGAGCACCTCGAAGGGGCTGCGGCCGGCCAGGAGCGAGTACACGGTGGCGCCGAGCGACCAGACCTCGCTCGCGACGGTGCCGGAGGTGTCGTCGCGGAGCACCTCGGGCGCCGACCACGGGATGGAGAGGCCCACGACCTCGCTCGGCTCGCTCTCGCCGAGGGTCGCGGCGATGCCGAAGTCGGACAGCACCGGGTGGCCGTACGCGGTCGTCAGGATGTTCGACGGCTTGATGTCGCGGTGGAGCACGCCCTGGCGGTGCGCCGTCTCGATGGCGCTGCCGATCTTGACGCCGATGCGGAGCACGTCGGCGACCGGGATGCGCTCGCGCCGGTACCTCTCGCTGAGCGAGGCCGAGCAGAGCTCCATGACCAGGTAGGGCCGGCCGTCGGCGGAGACGCTGGCCTGGTAGACGGTCAGGATCGAAGGGTGCGCGCTCAGCTGCGCCATCAGGTTCGCCTCGGCCTGGAACATCTGCCGGACCTGGTCGTTGACGACCTCGCTGAGCATCACCTTGACGGCGACCTGCCGACGGGGCATGTTCTGCTCGTACAGGAAGACGTCGGCGAAGCCGCCCGATCCGAGCACGTTCAGGTGCGAGAACCCGGGCAGCACCGGGGGTTGCGACGGCAGGCGTCGTGCCATGTCGCCCCCTCAGAAGCCGTTGTCGGGAGCGTCTTCGGCGCTTCCGTTGATTTGCCGATCGGTGTCATTGTAAGCGGAGACCCCCCTGGCCCGACTTGGCGGAGGGCCGGAATGGGGACAACTCGGGGTCCCCCATTTCGGGGGGCGGAGAGACGCCTCCCGGCCTGTGGAAAGCTGCGGGGCCGAGCGCCTGGACGGCCGCCGGGACGAGCTCTCAGCCGCGCGCCGTGGGGCCGGTCGGCAGCGTCTCCTCGACATCGACGGGCTCCGACGAGCCGCGGACGTCCACGACGACGGCCGTCACGTTGTCGCGGCCGCCGGCCGCCACCGCCGCCGTCACGAGTGCCGTCGCAGCAGCCTCGGTGTCGGCGTTCGCCGCGAGGAGCGTCGCGATGGCGCGCGCGTTCATCTCCTTCGTAAGACCGTCCGAGCACACGAGCAGACGGAGGCCCGGTCGGGCCGGCACGCGCCAGTAGTCCGGGCTCGGCTCGGCACCGAATCCGATCGCCTTCGTGATGACGTTGCTGTCGGGGTGGTTCTCGGCGTCGTCCGGGTGGAGCATGCCGGCCTGGACCATCTCCTGGACGACCGAGTGGTCGACCGTGACCTGCCGGAGGACGCCCGAGTCGAGCATGTAGACGCGCGAGTCGCCCACGTTGAAGATGGTGAAGTAGGGCGTCTCGCCCTCCTTGGTCAGGATCGCCCCGGTCACCGTGGTGCCGACCCCGAGCTCCGTCCCGACCGCGGCGACCTCGATGTCGTCGGTGGCCTCGCGGAGCGCCTCCTCGAGAGCGTCCGTGTCGAAGAACTCGCCGGTGGCGGCCTCGTCGAGCCGCGTGACGACCGCGTCGCTGGCGACATCGCCCGCGCTGTGGCCGCCCATCCCGTCGGCGACGACGAAGAGCGGAGACCGGGCCACGAAGCTGTCCTCGTTGTGCGCCCGCCGCAGGCCGACGTCGGTGACGCCCGCCCAGTCGAGGCTGACGACGGAGCCGTCGCCGAGGGTGATGGTGTGCGCGGTCGTCGCACGGCCGATCTGGGTCACGGGAGTGGTTCTTCCTGGGGAGTGATGCGCGAAAAGGGCAGGATCTCGAGACGGTTGCCGTCGCCTATGTCAACTATCGTGCCCGCGAGCACGACGATCGACTCGCCTTGCCGAAGAGACACAGGTTGTCGCCCCGGAATGGTCACGCGAGTGCCGTTCGTCGACCGGAGGTCGGTGACGACGACGGCGCTCCCCTCCTGGCGGATCTCGACGTGGGTCGCTGAGACCTCTGCTCGCGGCGACGAGACGACCGTGAGCCGAGGCGGGACGCCTGTGACGACGCGGGGCGCCGTGGGTCGGCGGCCGATGACGAGAGGGACCTCGAGACTCAGGATGCTCGTACCGAGACCCACGCGGTGGTACCGGGGAGGAGACCCTGCCATGCTCGCACCTCTCTCGCTGCCGACCCGCGCGACGACTGACGTCCACGCTACCAAGCAGGGTGCGCGCGCCTGTCCTCCCCAGGCCGGTGCGCCGGGGCAGTTCTCCACCGGTCCCCCGCCGGGACGCCCGAGGCCGCTCCGGCCCGCCTATCTTCGCCGCATGACACTCACGCCGGTCCCCACCACCACCGTCTCGTCGACGACCACGGTCTCGTCCACCACGACGGTGTCGCCAACGCCCGTCGTCTCCCCTCCGGGATCGGGCATCGCCCGCTACGACTCGCCGATCGGCCGCCTCGAGATCGAGACGCGCGCCGACCGCATCGTCCGGCTCGACATCGAGCGCCGCGGCCGCCTGCCAGGCGACGAGCAGCCCGAGAGCCCGACGCCGCTGCACGACGAGGCGCGGCGGCAGCTCGACGACTACTTCCGCCACCGCCGACGCCGATTCGAGCTGCCGCTGGCGATGGCCGGCACCCCGTTCCAAGACGCGGTGTGGGCGCGCCTCGCCGAGGTGCCCTGGGGCATCGCGACCAGCTACGGCGAGCTCGCCGACCTCACGGGCAGGTCTCTCGGTGCGAGAGCCGTGGGCGGCGCCATCCGGGCCAACCGGATCGCCCTCCTCGTGCCCTGCCACCGCGTCCTCGGCGCAGCGCGGCGCATCACCGGCTACAGCCCGGGCGACGGCGTCGCGACCAAGAGGTGGCTCCTCCGGCACGAGGGTATCGACTTCAGTGAGTGAGGTCGAGGACGCTCTCGGAGACGACGACGAGCTCCGTGCCCTCGGGCTCGACCATCATGCCCTCCGCCCGAGCCCAGACGACGAAGTCGTCGACCGTCGACAGCTCCGGGCGGGCAGCGAGCAGTCGGGCCACGATCACGCCCTTCGTCTTCTTGTTGAAGTGGTTGAGAGCGCGTCGGCGTCCGCCGTCGTCCGAGACGACCCGGACGTAGGCACTGCCGGCCGGTGCTGGGCCGAGCTCCACGTACCCCTCGCTCCGCAGGTCGACGATCGCCCCGCGGTCGCTCAGCGCGCGGCTGATCGGCCTCGGCCACACCGCCTTCAGCGGCAGGTCGGGCAGACGGGAGTCGTGCGACAGCCGGTAGGCCGGGATCCTGTCCGCTGCCCCGACGATCCCGAAGAGAGCGGAGTGGATCGCGAGGTGAGCACCCGCCCACGACGCCTCGTCCTCCGAGAGCTCGGAGGCCCGGATCGGATCGAAGGCGACGCCGGTGTAGCGCTGGAGTGCCGACAGCGTGGGCGACGTCCGGAGCGCCCGGTTGCGGTCGACCTCGGAGCGGAGGCGCGGCCCGAGCCGGAGGGCGGCCATCGACGCGTCGACGTCGCGACTCAGGCGCACCAGAGCGGCGGCGACCCGGCGGCGCGACCGGTCGAGCGACGGGAACGACAGCGAGGCGAGGTCGAGAGACGACCCGTCGTCGCCGCCGTCGCGCTTCGTCTCGGAGGGCGGCAGGAGGAACAGCATGGCAGGACTCCGTCGGCTCCGCGGGGCCCGCGGAGAGAGAGAAGACCGCCCGCGATCCTGGGCGGTGAGCGCAGGATGCGGGCGGTCGGGTAGAGCAGGGAGGTGCCGGATCAGGCCAGGGCGGCGTTCCGCGACACGATGGTGACCGTGTCGTTCTCGACCGAGAGGAAGCCGTCTTCGGCCGTCGCCTCGACGGTCGTGCCATCGCTCTGACGCACGCGCACCTGACCGGAGGCGAGGATCGCCAGCACGGGCTCGTGCCCGGGCAGGATGCCGATCTCGCCCTCGGTGGTGCGAGCGGTGACCTGCGCCGCCTCGCCCGTCCAGACCTGCTGGTCGGCCGAGACGACGTTGACCGTGAGAGCAGCCATGATCAGCCGTTCTCCTTCTGGATCTGAGCCCACTTCTCTTCGACGTCGGAGATGGAGCCGACGTTGAAGAAGGCCTGCGTGGCGACGTGGTCGAACTCGCCGTCGGCGATGGCCGTGAACGACTCGATGGTGTCTTTCAGCGGAACGGTCGAGCCCTCGACGCCGGTGAACTTCTTCGCCATGTAGGTGTTCTGCGAGAGGAACTGCTGGATGCGACGCGCGCGGGCGACGGTGATCTTGTCCTCTTCGGAGAGCTCGTCGACACCGAGGATGGCGATGATCTCCTGGAGCTCCTTGTTCTTCTGGAGGATCGCCTTGACGCGGATCGCCGTGTTGTAGTGGTCCTCGCCCAGGTAGCGCGGGTCGAGGATGCGGCTCGTCGAGGTCAGCGGGTCGACCGCGGGGTAGAGACCCTGCGACGCGATCTCGCGGGAGAGCTCGGTCGTGGCGTCGAGGTGCGCGAACGTCGTGGCCGGGGCCGGGTCGGTGTAGTCGTCAGCGGGCACGTAGATGGCCTGCAGCGACGTGATCGAGTGCCCGCGGGTCGACGTGATGCGCTCCTGGAGGATGCCCATCTCGTCGGCGAGGTTCGGCTGGTAGCCCACGGCGGAGGGCATGCGCCCCAGCAGCGTGGAGACCTCGGAGCCGGCCTGCGTGAAGCGGAAGATGTTGTCGATGAAGAGCAGGACGTCCTGCTTCTGCACGTCGCGGAAGTACTCCGCCATCGTCAGCGCCGACAGAGCCACCCGGAGGCGCGTCCCCGGCGGCTCGTCCATCTGGCCGAAGACGAGGGCGGTCTTGTCGAAGACGCCCGCCTCCTCCATCTCCATGATGAGGTCGTTGCCCTCGCGCGTGCGCTCACCGACACCGGCGAACACCGAGACACCGCCGTGGTCCTGCGCGACGCGCTGGATCATCTCCTGGATGAGGACGGTCTTGCCGACGCCCGCACCGCCGAACAGGCCGATCTTGCCGCCCTGCACGTACGGGGTGAGGAGGTCGATGACCTTGATGCCGGTCTCGAAGAGCTGCGTCTTCGACTCGAGCTGGTCGAAGGCCGGCGGCTGGCGGTGGATCGGCCAGCGCTCGGTGATCTCGATCTTCTCGCCGGGCTCGCCGTTGAGGACGTCGCCCGTGACGTTGAAGACCTTGCCCTTGGTGACGTCGCCGACCGGGACCGAGATCGGTGCGCCGGTGTCGGTGACCTCCTGGCCGCGGACGAGACCGTCGGTCGGCTTCAGGGCGATGGCGCGGACGAGGTCGTCGCCGAGGTGCTGAGCGACCTCGAGGACGAGGTCGACGCTCTGGTCGCCGATCTGGATGCTCGTCTTGAGGGCGTTGTAGACGCCGGGGATGGCGTCGTGGGGGAACTCGATGTCGACCACGGGACCCGTGACGCGAGCGATGCGCCCGACGCCGGGAGCCGGCTCTACAGCGACTGGCGCGGTAGCGGTGTCAGTCATTGGCTTCTCTCTCTTTACTGATGTTCAAAGACTCAGGACTTCTTCGACGAGCTCAGCGCGTCGGCGCCGCCCACGATCTCGGAAATCTGCTGGGTGATCTCGGACTGGCGCGCGTTGTTCGCGAGACGCGTGTAGTCGCGGATCAGGGTGTCGGCGTTGTCGCTGGCCGACTTCATGGCCTTCTGACGGGCGGCGTGCTCGGAGGCGGCCGACTGCAGCATGGCGTTGAACAGGCGGCTCTCGATGTAGACGGGCAGGAGCGCATCGAGGACGTCTCCGGCATCGGGCTCGAACTCGTAGAGAGGCAGGATCGCGTTCTCGTCGGGCTCCTCGATCCCCTCGACGACCTCGAGCGGCAGGAGCCGCACGACCTCGGGCACCTGGGTGACCATGCTCACGAAGCGGTTGTAGACGACGTGGATCTCGTCGACTCCCCCCTCGTTCGAGTCGGTGAGGAACTTCGAGACGACGGCGTCGCCGATCTCCTTGGCGGTGCCGAACTCGGGCTGGTCGGTGTTGCCCGTCCAGATCTGCTCCGAAGCGCGCTGGCGGAAGGTGAAGTAGCTCGCCGCCTTGCGACCGACGAGGTAGTACACCACCTCCTTGCCCTGGCTCCGCAGGAGCGTCGCCAGCTCTTCGCCCGCCTTGAGGACGTTCGACGAGAAGGCGCCGTTGAGGCCGCGGTCGGAGGTGAAGAGGACGATCGCGGCGCGATCGATCGACTCCGGCTCCGTGGTGAGGACGTGGTCGACGTTCGAGAACGTCGCCACGGCCGACACGGCCCGCGTCACGGCCCGCGAGTACGGACCAGACGCGGTCATCCGGGCCTGCGCCTTCTGGATGCGCGAGGCCGAGATGAGCTCCATGGCCCGGGTGACCTTCTTGGTCGTCTGGGCAGAGCGAATGCGCTGTCGGTAGACCCGAAGTTGCGCTCCCATGTGTCTCCTGTTGTTGTCTGTGCGGAAGAGGATCGACGAAGTCGGCTGAGCCCGGGAGGGCTAGCGCGACTTGACGATCTTCTCCTGGTTGACGTCGTCGGCGTCGGTGGCGGTGAACTCCTCGCGGCCGACGGAGGCCAGCGGCTTGCCCTCGCCCGTCTGGAACTCCTGCTTGAACGCGTCGATGGACGAGTCGAGCTCGGCGACGATGTCGTCGGAGAGCACGTTCGAGTCGCGGAGCTTCGTGAGGACCTCGCCGTTGCGCGACAGGTAGTCGTGGAGCTCTGCCTCGAAGCGCAGGATGTCGGGAACCGGGACCTCGTCGAGCTTGCCGTTCGTGCCGGCCCAGATCGAGACGACCTGCTTCTCGACGGGGAACGGGGTGTACTGCGGCTGCTTGAGGAGCTCGGTGAGGCGGGCGCCGCGAGCGAGCTGACGGCGGCTGGCCTGGTCGAGGTCGGACGCGAACATCGCGAACGCCTCGAGCGAGCGGTACTGGGCCAGCTCGAGCTTCAGCGTGCCGGAGACCTTCTTGATCGACTTGACCTGGGCGTCGCCACCGACGCGCGACACCGAGATGCCGACGTCGACCGCGGGACGCTGGTTGGCGTTGAAGAGGTCGGACTGCAGGAAGATCTGGCCGTCGGTGATCGAGATCACGTTGGTCGGGATGTACGCCGAGACGTCGTTCGCCTTGGTCTCGATGATGGGCAGACCCGTCATCGAGCCGGCGCCGAGCTCGTCGGACAGCTTCGCGCAGCGCTCGAGCAGACGCGAGTGCAGGTAGAAGACGTCGCCCGGGTAGGCCTCGCGCCCCGGCGGGCGGCGCAGCAGCAGGGAGACGGCACGGTAGGCCTCGGCCTGCTTCGACAGGTCGTCGAAGATGATCAGGACGTGCTTGCCCTCGTACATCCAGTGCTGGCCGATGGCCGAGCCGGTATAGGGGGCGAGGTACTTGAAGCCCGCGGGGTCGGAGGCGGGGGACGCGACGATGGTCGTGTACTCCATGGCGCCAGCGTCTTCGAGCGCGCCCTTCACCGAGGCGATGGTCGAGCCCTTCTGGCCGATGGCGACGTAGATGCAGCGCACCTGCTTGTTGGTGTCGCCCGACTCCCAGTTGGCCTTCTGGTTGATGATCGTGTCGATCGCGATGGCCGTCTTGCCGGTCTGGCGGTCGCCGATGATCAGCTGACGCTGGCCGCGGCCGACGGGGATCATGGCGTCGATCGCCTTGATGCCGGTCTGCATGG is a genomic window of Frondihabitans peucedani containing:
- the atpA gene encoding F0F1 ATP synthase subunit alpha codes for the protein MADIKISPDEIRDALKDFVSAYEPSQTSTTEVGHVIDAADGIAHVEGLPGVMANELIRFADGTLGLAQNLDEDEIGVIVLGEFSGIDEGLEVTRTGEVLSVPVGDGYLGRVVDPLGNPIDGLGEVASSGRRALELQAPGVMQRKSVHEPMQTGIKAIDAMIPVGRGQRQLIIGDRQTGKTAIAIDTIINQKANWESGDTNKQVRCIYVAIGQKGSTIASVKGALEDAGAMEYTTIVASPASDPAGFKYLAPYTGSAIGQHWMYEGKHVLIIFDDLSKQAEAYRAVSLLLRRPPGREAYPGDVFYLHSRLLERCAKLSDELGAGSMTGLPIIETKANDVSAYIPTNVISITDGQIFLQSDLFNANQRPAVDVGISVSRVGGDAQVKSIKKVSGTLKLELAQYRSLEAFAMFASDLDQASRRQLARGARLTELLKQPQYTPFPVEKQVVSIWAGTNGKLDEVPVPDILRFEAELHDYLSRNGEVLTKLRDSNVLSDDIVAELDSSIDAFKQEFQTGEGKPLASVGREEFTATDADDVNQEKIVKSR